One window of the Nocardioides jiangxiensis genome contains the following:
- the gatB gene encoding Asp-tRNA(Asn)/Glu-tRNA(Gln) amidotransferase subunit GatB → MTQTIVPFEKALAAYDPAMGLEVHVELNTNSKMFCGCPTEFGAEPNTQVCPTCLGLPGAMPVVNGKAVESAIRIGLALNCEIAEWCRFARKNYFYPDMPKNFQTSQYDEPIAFDGWMDVEVEGETFRVEIERAHMEEDTGKSTHVGGATGRIHGAEYSLVDYNRAGIPLIEIVTRPILGAGEKAPAVARAYVAQLRDLIVALGVSDARMDQGSIRADVNLSLAPKGSDRLGTRSETKNVNSLRSVERAVRFEIGRHAGILDAGGSVVQETRHFHEDTGETTSGREKSDAEDYRYFPEPDLVPVAPSREWVEELRRTLPENPTARKARLQAEYGFTDLEMRDVWAAGALPLIEATVAEGVAPQAARKWWVAELLRRANEAGVELAEVGVTPAQVAAVQALIDAKTINDKLARQVFDGLIAGEGTPEEVIEKRGLALVSDDGPLIAAIDDALASQPDLVEKIKGGNMGAIGAIMGAVMKATRGQADAGRARELILEKLELS, encoded by the coding sequence ATGACCCAGACGATCGTCCCCTTCGAGAAGGCGCTCGCGGCGTACGACCCGGCCATGGGCCTCGAGGTCCACGTCGAGCTCAACACCAACTCGAAGATGTTCTGTGGCTGCCCCACGGAGTTCGGCGCCGAGCCGAACACGCAGGTCTGCCCGACGTGCCTGGGCCTGCCCGGCGCGATGCCGGTGGTCAACGGCAAGGCCGTCGAGTCGGCGATCCGGATCGGTCTCGCCCTCAACTGCGAGATCGCCGAGTGGTGCCGCTTCGCGCGGAAGAACTACTTCTACCCGGACATGCCGAAGAACTTCCAGACCTCGCAGTACGACGAGCCGATCGCCTTCGACGGCTGGATGGACGTCGAGGTCGAGGGCGAGACCTTCCGGGTCGAGATCGAGCGCGCCCACATGGAGGAGGACACCGGCAAGTCGACCCACGTCGGTGGTGCCACGGGCCGGATCCACGGTGCCGAGTACTCCCTGGTCGACTACAACCGTGCCGGCATCCCCCTCATCGAGATCGTCACCAGGCCGATCCTGGGAGCGGGGGAGAAGGCGCCCGCCGTCGCTCGCGCCTACGTGGCGCAGCTCCGCGACCTGATCGTGGCCCTGGGCGTCTCCGACGCCCGCATGGACCAGGGCTCGATCCGTGCCGACGTGAACCTCTCGCTGGCTCCGAAGGGCTCGGACAGGCTCGGCACCCGCTCGGAGACCAAGAACGTCAACTCGCTCCGCTCCGTCGAGCGCGCGGTCCGCTTCGAGATCGGCCGCCACGCGGGCATCCTCGACGCGGGCGGCTCGGTCGTCCAGGAGACGCGCCACTTCCACGAGGACACCGGCGAGACGACGTCCGGGCGCGAGAAGTCCGACGCCGAGGACTACCGCTACTTCCCGGAGCCGGACCTGGTGCCGGTCGCCCCGTCGCGGGAGTGGGTGGAGGAGCTGCGTCGCACGCTGCCCGAGAACCCGACTGCCAGGAAGGCGCGCCTCCAGGCGGAGTACGGCTTCACCGACCTCGAGATGCGCGATGTCTGGGCTGCCGGTGCGCTCCCGCTGATCGAGGCGACCGTCGCCGAGGGTGTCGCCCCGCAGGCCGCGCGCAAGTGGTGGGTCGCGGAGCTGCTGCGGCGTGCCAACGAGGCCGGTGTCGAGCTGGCCGAGGTCGGTGTCACGCCGGCGCAGGTCGCTGCCGTCCAGGCACTCATCGACGCGAAGACGATCAACGACAAGCTGGCGCGGCAGGTCTTCGACGGGCTCATCGCCGGCGAGGGGACGCCCGAGGAGGTCATCGAGAAGCGCGGCCTCGCGCTCGTCTCCGACGACGGCCCCCTGATCGCCGCGATCGACGACGCCCTCGCGTCGCAGCCTGACCTGGTCGAGAAGATCAAGGGCGGCAACATGGGCGCCATCGGCGCGATCATGGGGGCCGTCATGAAGGCGACCCGTGGCCAGGCCGACGCCGGCCGCGCCCGCGAGCTGATCCTCGAGAAGCTGGAGTTGAGCTGA
- a CDS encoding adenylate/guanylate cyclase domain-containing protein, whose amino-acid sequence MRAEVRQRFLALSLTSQARLLTSLTLVSINLMGVLLVAALALFVIPLPVDIDADWIAFNAVIIVSLAWPVAVFGHWWAFRQVEPVVSWLEARRSPTDDEKLALLAVPRTAFAFHARGWMLGVVTFMLLNAWRLGWNGAWSVGQIVLIAGICASALAYLVAERLIRPLASVALRNGVPERARLRTVVTRTMFAWALGTAAPVVGLVMVGSRLLTDDTNVTVNQIARTMIVIALIALVVGGLMILLAGRATSDPVRQLRLGLAQLERGDLDVHLPIYDGTDIGVLQAGFNDMAAGLRERERMRDLFGRHVGDDVARAALEGGVRLRGEARYVGVLFTDVIGSTTLATEREPGEVVMLLNRFFEIVIDVVHQHDGWINKFEGDAALAVWGVPTEVEDLERKVLHAARELGRRLQDELPEVPAGIGVTAGEVVAGNVGVAERYEYTLIGDPVVEASRLSEVAKRFPGRVVANAALLDAAGPEAEAWVRKNPVRPRGRVAETVIAVTRD is encoded by the coding sequence ATGCGGGCAGAGGTACGACAGCGCTTCCTGGCGTTGTCGCTCACGTCGCAGGCACGCCTGCTCACCAGCCTCACGCTGGTCAGCATCAACCTGATGGGCGTCCTGCTCGTCGCCGCCCTCGCGCTCTTCGTCATCCCGCTCCCGGTCGACATCGATGCGGACTGGATCGCCTTCAACGCGGTCATCATCGTCTCCCTCGCCTGGCCGGTCGCCGTCTTCGGCCACTGGTGGGCCTTCCGGCAGGTCGAGCCCGTCGTCAGCTGGCTCGAGGCGCGTCGCAGCCCGACCGACGACGAGAAGCTGGCACTGCTCGCGGTGCCCCGCACGGCCTTCGCGTTCCACGCGCGCGGGTGGATGCTCGGCGTCGTCACCTTCATGCTGCTCAACGCCTGGCGCCTGGGCTGGAACGGCGCCTGGTCCGTCGGCCAGATCGTGCTCATCGCCGGCATCTGTGCGAGCGCGCTGGCCTACCTGGTCGCGGAGCGGCTGATCCGGCCACTCGCGAGCGTCGCGCTGCGCAACGGCGTACCGGAGAGGGCGCGGCTGCGCACCGTGGTGACGCGCACGATGTTCGCCTGGGCGCTCGGCACGGCAGCCCCCGTCGTGGGCCTGGTCATGGTCGGGTCCCGGCTCCTCACCGACGACACGAACGTGACGGTCAACCAGATCGCCCGCACGATGATCGTGATCGCCCTGATCGCCCTGGTCGTCGGCGGGCTCATGATCCTGCTCGCCGGGCGGGCCACCAGCGACCCGGTCCGCCAGCTGCGCCTCGGTCTCGCCCAGCTCGAGCGCGGCGACCTCGACGTCCACCTCCCGATCTACGACGGCACCGACATCGGCGTCCTGCAGGCCGGGTTCAACGACATGGCCGCGGGCCTGCGCGAGCGCGAGCGCATGCGCGACCTGTTCGGCCGCCACGTCGGCGACGACGTGGCCCGGGCGGCGCTCGAGGGCGGCGTACGCCTGCGCGGCGAGGCCCGCTACGTCGGCGTTCTCTTCACCGACGTCATCGGCTCGACCACCCTCGCCACCGAGCGTGAGCCGGGCGAGGTGGTCATGCTCCTCAACCGATTCTTCGAGATCGTGATCGACGTGGTCCACCAGCACGACGGCTGGATCAACAAGTTCGAAGGTGATGCCGCCCTGGCGGTGTGGGGCGTGCCCACCGAGGTCGAGGACCTCGAGCGGAAGGTGCTGCACGCGGCGCGCGAGCTGGGCCGCCGGCTGCAGGACGAGCTCCCGGAGGTGCCGGCAGGCATCGGCGTCACGGCCGGCGAGGTCGTGGCGGGCAACGTCGGTGTCGCCGAGCGCTACGAGTACACGTTGATCGGCGACCCCGTGGTCGAGGCCTCCCGCCTCTCGGAGGTCGCCAAGAGGTTCCCCGGCCGCGTCGTCGCGAACGCCGCACTGCTCGACGCCGCCGGCCCCGAGGCCGAGGCCTGGGTGCGCAAGAACCCGGTCCGCCCGCGTGGTCGGGTCGCCGAGACGGTCATCGCGGTCACCCGCGACTGA
- a CDS encoding adenylate/guanylate cyclase domain-containing protein → MSIRRGQAVWSGLSLDARLKIGVIASVIVINVGGAALAFLLSILVVPLPVVYDSEQAIRNLELLVLLLPAICVYGLAVGLRLVHQTLDWLVEGRRPWPDEQRHVLNAPERVFVHHALFWAMATVVFGVYNAFYDAWLGLVLGGIVALSGLGVASVAYLTTERLARPLARQALRRGVPERVRVRSVAARTMFAWLLGTGAPLFGVVLVGVNTLANNVLVSVHQLAVTMLVLGLLTLAVGGATAYAAARASADPVRGLREAFAEVSRGNLSSQVQIYDGTELGHLQAGFNTMVAGLRERERLRDLFGRHVGPDVARSALEGTVQLGGESRRVAVLFVDIVGVSTFAREHSPGEVVRLLNRFLEVVVEVVHEHGGWINKFEDDGVLAVWGAPTAVPDMEAQALRAARVMADRLRREVTELDAGIGVSAGTAVAGNVGAAERYEYTVIGDPVNEAARLTDLAKERSKRVAVNAALLDAAGDEADHWHERKPVQLRGRGTTTRLATPLH, encoded by the coding sequence GTGAGCATTCGACGAGGGCAGGCGGTCTGGTCGGGCCTGTCGCTCGACGCCAGGCTCAAGATCGGCGTCATCGCCTCCGTCATCGTGATCAACGTCGGCGGAGCGGCCCTCGCCTTCCTGCTCTCGATCCTCGTGGTGCCCCTGCCGGTCGTCTACGACTCCGAGCAGGCGATCCGCAACCTCGAGCTGCTGGTGCTCCTGCTTCCGGCGATCTGCGTGTACGGGCTCGCCGTCGGCCTGCGCCTCGTGCACCAGACGCTCGACTGGCTCGTGGAGGGCCGGCGTCCCTGGCCCGACGAGCAGCGACACGTGCTCAACGCGCCGGAGCGCGTGTTCGTGCACCATGCCCTCTTCTGGGCGATGGCCACGGTCGTCTTCGGCGTCTACAACGCCTTCTACGACGCGTGGCTCGGGCTCGTCCTGGGCGGCATCGTCGCGCTGTCCGGCCTCGGCGTCGCGTCCGTCGCCTACCTCACCACCGAGCGGCTGGCCCGCCCGCTCGCCCGCCAGGCGCTGCGCCGCGGCGTCCCGGAGCGGGTGCGGGTCCGCTCGGTGGCCGCCCGCACCATGTTCGCCTGGCTGCTCGGCACCGGCGCACCGCTCTTCGGCGTGGTCCTCGTGGGCGTCAACACCCTGGCCAACAACGTGCTGGTCTCCGTGCACCAGCTCGCCGTGACCATGCTCGTCCTCGGCCTGCTCACCCTGGCCGTCGGCGGCGCCACGGCGTACGCCGCCGCCCGCGCCAGCGCCGACCCGGTCCGCGGCCTCCGTGAGGCGTTCGCCGAGGTCTCCCGGGGCAACCTGAGCTCCCAGGTGCAGATCTACGACGGCACCGAGCTCGGTCACCTCCAGGCCGGCTTCAACACGATGGTGGCGGGCCTGCGCGAGCGTGAGCGGCTGCGCGACCTCTTCGGCCGCCACGTCGGACCCGACGTGGCGCGCAGCGCACTGGAGGGCACCGTGCAGCTCGGCGGGGAGTCGCGCCGCGTGGCGGTGCTCTTCGTCGACATCGTCGGCGTCTCGACGTTCGCGCGCGAGCACTCGCCGGGCGAGGTCGTGCGCCTGCTCAACCGGTTCCTTGAGGTGGTCGTCGAGGTGGTCCACGAGCACGGTGGCTGGATCAACAAGTTCGAGGACGACGGCGTCCTGGCCGTATGGGGCGCACCGACCGCGGTCCCCGACATGGAGGCGCAGGCCCTCCGCGCCGCCCGGGTCATGGCGGACCGCCTCCGCCGCGAGGTCACCGAGCTCGACGCCGGCATCGGCGTCTCGGCCGGCACTGCCGTCGCGGGCAACGTCGGCGCTGCGGAACGCTACGAGTACACCGTCATCGGCGACCCCGTGAACGAGGCGGCGCGGCTCACGGACCTGGCCAAGGAGCGGTCGAAGCGTGTGGCCGTCAACGCCGCCCTCCTCGACGCAGCCGGCGACGAGGCGGACCACTGGCACGAGCGCAAGCCGGTCCAGCTCCGGGGCCGCGGCACGACCACGCGACTGGCCACCCCGCTCCACTGA
- the ilvD gene encoding dihydroxy-acid dehydratase → MPTLRSATSTSGRNMAGARALWRATGMTDGDFGKPIIAIANSFTEFVPGHVHLRDLGKIVAEQIEAAGGVAKEFNTIAVDDGIAMGHAGMLYSLPSRELIADAVEYMVEAHCADAIVCISNCDKITPGMLLAALRLNIPVVFVSGGPMEAGKTTAIEGIVHSKLDLVDAMVLAVDERVSDEVLDTVERSACPTCGSCSGMFTANSMNCLTEAIGLSLPGNGSTLATHAKRRALFEEAGRLVVDLCKRYYEQDDESVLPRAIASRAAFENAVALDVAMGGSTNTVLHLLAAAREAELEFDVHDIDAISRRVPCLSKVAPNSPKFHMEDVHRAGGIPALLGELRRGGALNEDVHSIHSASLDEWLGEWDIRGEKPSEKALDLFLAAPGGVRTTQAFSTENVWSSLDTDAEEGCIRDFAHAYSKDGGLAILSGNIAVDGCVVKTAGVPEECLTFTGTAIVFESQDSAVEGILSKKVQPGHVVVIRYEGPKGGPGMQEMLYPTSYLKGVGLGQKCALITDGRFSGGSSGLSIGHISPEAASGGLIALIEDGDTISIDIPKRTIHLDVEDHVLMERRLVQEKRDKPYTPATRDRKVSAALRAYASMATSASDGAYRRVPE, encoded by the coding sequence ATGCCCACTCTGCGTTCTGCCACCTCCACCTCGGGCCGCAACATGGCCGGTGCCCGCGCCCTCTGGCGCGCGACCGGCATGACGGACGGCGACTTCGGCAAGCCGATCATCGCCATCGCGAACTCGTTCACCGAGTTCGTCCCCGGCCACGTGCACCTGCGCGACCTCGGCAAGATCGTCGCCGAGCAGATCGAGGCAGCGGGTGGCGTCGCCAAGGAGTTCAACACGATCGCCGTCGACGACGGCATCGCGATGGGCCACGCGGGCATGCTCTACAGCCTGCCGAGCCGCGAGCTGATCGCCGACGCGGTGGAGTACATGGTGGAGGCGCACTGTGCCGACGCCATCGTCTGCATCTCCAACTGCGACAAGATCACCCCGGGCATGCTGCTGGCGGCCCTGCGCCTCAACATCCCCGTCGTCTTCGTCTCCGGCGGCCCGATGGAGGCCGGCAAGACCACCGCGATCGAGGGCATCGTCCACTCCAAGCTCGACCTCGTCGACGCGATGGTGCTGGCGGTCGACGAGCGCGTCAGCGACGAGGTTCTCGACACCGTCGAGCGCTCGGCGTGTCCGACCTGCGGCTCGTGCTCCGGCATGTTCACCGCCAACTCGATGAACTGCCTCACCGAGGCCATCGGCCTCTCCCTGCCGGGCAACGGCTCCACGCTCGCCACCCACGCCAAGCGCCGCGCCCTCTTCGAGGAGGCCGGCCGCCTCGTCGTGGACCTGTGCAAGCGCTACTACGAGCAGGACGACGAGTCCGTCCTGCCGCGTGCGATCGCCTCGCGCGCCGCCTTCGAGAATGCCGTCGCCCTCGACGTCGCCATGGGCGGCTCGACCAACACGGTGCTGCACCTGCTGGCTGCCGCCCGCGAGGCCGAGCTGGAGTTCGACGTCCACGACATCGACGCCATCTCGCGCCGGGTGCCGTGCCTGTCGAAGGTCGCACCCAACTCCCCGAAGTTCCACATGGAGGACGTCCACCGCGCCGGTGGCATCCCGGCGCTGCTCGGTGAGCTGCGTCGCGGTGGTGCGCTCAACGAGGACGTCCACTCGATCCACTCGGCGTCTCTCGACGAGTGGCTGGGGGAGTGGGACATCCGCGGCGAGAAGCCGTCCGAGAAGGCGCTCGACCTCTTCCTCGCCGCCCCGGGCGGTGTCCGGACGACCCAGGCGTTCTCCACGGAGAACGTCTGGAGCTCCCTCGACACCGACGCCGAGGAGGGCTGCATCCGCGACTTCGCGCACGCCTACTCGAAGGACGGCGGCCTCGCCATCCTCTCCGGCAACATCGCGGTCGACGGCTGTGTCGTGAAGACGGCCGGCGTCCCGGAGGAGTGCCTGACCTTCACCGGCACCGCCATCGTCTTCGAGTCGCAGGACTCCGCCGTCGAGGGCATCCTCTCCAAGAAGGTGCAGCCCGGCCACGTGGTCGTCATCCGCTACGAGGGCCCGAAGGGCGGCCCGGGCATGCAGGAGATGCTGTACCCGACGTCGTACCTCAAGGGCGTCGGGCTGGGCCAGAAGTGTGCGCTCATCACCGACGGGCGCTTCTCGGGTGGCTCCAGCGGCCTGAGCATCGGGCACATCTCGCCGGAGGCGGCCTCGGGTGGCCTGATCGCCCTCATCGAGGACGGCGACACCATCTCGATCGACATCCCGAAGCGCACGATCCACCTGGACGTCGAGGACCACGTGCTGATGGAGCGCCGCCTGGTGCAGGAGAAGCGCGACAAGCCCTACACGCCGGCCACCCGCGACCGGAAGGTGTCGGCTGCGCTGCGTGCCTACGCCTCGATGGCGACGTCGGCCTCCGACGGCGCCTACCGCCGCGTTCCCGAGTGA
- a CDS encoding GNAT family N-acetyltransferase, which yields MTIPTRPPVGPAVPGWSVRPTPEAVHLQGRYASLRPLTSASYSELYAALGGEQAAPRWTYLPAEPPRDLPSLWMLMSTRLEADPATFAVVGEDGRVAGTFALCTVDESNGSVELGWVLFGEALARTRAATEAVHLVQSHVFEELGYRRLEWKCDSLNEPSRRAALRFGFTYEGTFRQHRVVKGHNRDSAWFSITDSEWPAIRERQLAWLDPENFDADGVQRTSLRPHGSAR from the coding sequence GTGACGATCCCGACCAGGCCGCCGGTCGGCCCGGCTGTGCCGGGCTGGTCGGTCCGCCCCACCCCCGAGGCAGTGCACCTGCAGGGCCGGTACGCCTCCCTGCGGCCACTCACCTCGGCCTCCTACAGCGAGCTGTACGCCGCTCTCGGCGGCGAGCAGGCGGCCCCGCGGTGGACCTACCTCCCCGCGGAGCCGCCTCGGGACCTGCCGTCCCTCTGGATGCTGATGTCGACGCGGCTGGAGGCCGACCCTGCGACGTTCGCGGTCGTGGGGGAGGACGGCCGTGTGGCCGGCACGTTCGCGCTGTGCACGGTCGACGAGTCCAACGGCTCGGTCGAGCTCGGATGGGTGCTCTTCGGTGAGGCGCTGGCGCGCACCCGTGCCGCGACCGAGGCCGTGCACCTGGTGCAGTCCCACGTCTTCGAGGAGCTCGGTTACCGCCGCCTCGAGTGGAAGTGCGACAGCCTCAACGAGCCGTCGCGCCGGGCAGCGCTCCGGTTCGGCTTCACCTACGAGGGCACGTTCCGTCAGCACCGGGTGGTCAAGGGCCACAACCGCGACTCCGCCTGGTTCTCGATCACCGACTCCGAGTGGCCGGCCATCCGTGAGCGCCAGCTGGCCTGGCTGGATCCGGAGAACTTCGACGCCGACGGCGTCCAGCGCACCTCGCTCCGCCCGCACGGCAGCGCCCGATGA
- a CDS encoding VOC family protein, giving the protein MTSPQSDLIERSAFDDAGLTDWRMFLRALHTRYDPGSYAAGLALVAAIGAAAEEQDHHPDLDLRWGHVNVLLTSHDSGGVTVRDLRLARRISEIAAAAGAVARPQLVQRIEIALDTADWRRIRPFWKAVLGGADNPRLPDEVRDPDGATPTLWFQETEPHETPKQRFHLDIRVPVDVAGERIAAGLAAGGVLVSDESAPDFVVLADPDGNRVCIGTS; this is encoded by the coding sequence ATGACCTCTCCCCAGAGCGACCTCATCGAGCGGTCCGCGTTCGACGACGCCGGCCTGACCGACTGGCGGATGTTCCTCCGGGCCCTGCACACGCGCTACGACCCCGGCTCGTACGCCGCCGGCCTGGCGCTGGTCGCTGCGATCGGCGCCGCGGCTGAGGAGCAGGACCACCACCCCGACCTCGACCTGCGCTGGGGCCACGTCAACGTGCTCCTCACCAGTCACGACAGCGGGGGAGTGACGGTGCGCGACCTGCGGCTGGCGCGCCGGATCAGCGAGATCGCGGCCGCCGCGGGGGCCGTCGCCCGTCCGCAGCTGGTCCAGCGGATCGAGATCGCGCTGGACACCGCCGACTGGCGGCGGATCCGTCCGTTCTGGAAGGCCGTACTGGGCGGGGCCGACAACCCGCGCCTGCCCGACGAGGTGCGGGACCCCGACGGAGCGACGCCGACGCTCTGGTTCCAGGAGACGGAGCCGCACGAGACCCCGAAGCAGCGCTTCCACCTCGACATCCGGGTGCCGGTCGACGTCGCGGGCGAGCGCATCGCTGCCGGCCTCGCGGCCGGGGGTGTCCTCGTGAGCGATGAGAGCGCTCCCGACTTCGTCGTCCTCGCGGATCCGGACGGCAACCGGGTCTGCATCGGCACCAGCTGA